CCTCACCGGGATTGAGCACCACCCGGTAGAAGTACGTCTTGCCCTCGGCCTCGGCGGCGCGGTCCAGACGCTCGTACGCCTCCTGGCGGCTCAGCTCGCCGTCCCGGTCGAACAGCGGGCGGTGCTGGCGCTCGCCCTGGTCATCGTGCCGGTGCTCCATGTACCGCACCGAGCCTTTGGCCTGAGACACACTGCGGGTGTAGCTGGTCTTGACCACCGAGATGGATCGTGTGCCGGTCATGGCCTACCGTCGCCCGCCGAACATGCCACGCGGCTTGCTGGCCTCCTGCTGAGCATCCTCCAGGTGGTTGATCGCCGCCAGCAGTTGGCGGGTCAGGCCATGAATGCTGCTCGTCAGCTCCCCCATGCCGCTCTGTGTGGCCCGCTCCTGGCCCTCTAGGGCTTCTACACGGGCCGCCAGGGCGCTAACCACCCCGAGACCCTGCTGGAGCTGCCGGGTGGCCTCTGCGAGGCTGACCAGCGCCGCCGGTTCCTGGGCGCCCGCGCCCTCGCTGATCTCGTTCAGGGTGGTCCGCACGCCGGGGGTGGGGTTCTTCAACTTCTCGACGGCCTGATTCCAGGCGCTGCCGTACAGCTGCTTGGCGGTGTCGTGATCGTTGGCGTAGAGCTTGTACAGCGCGTGGCCGGCCGTCAGCCGTCCGGCCATGCTCTCCAGAGCGGTACGAGCCAGCAGGTGGGAGAGCCGGTGGCCCTGGGCTTTGACCTCACCCCGGACCTGCACCCCCAGCCCTTCCACCATCTCCAGCAGCTCGGACCTCAACGAGGCCAGAGCATCCTCACGGATCGCCTCGTGCGCCTGGCGCTCGCCGGCCTCCACCAGCCGGACCACCGTCGTCGTCAGCCGGTCTCCGCGCACGTCGGCCAGGCGCTCGACCCGTGCGGCCAGCTCGGCGGGCAGCACCACCGACACTTTGCGGCCTCCGCTCGTCGTGTTCACGTTCGCCGTCGGGTCTGACTGTTTCTTGCGCGGTGGCATGCCGTTTTCCTCCTGGAATTGAGAGAACTGCTTTCAGGTTTTCATTCTATCCGACTCCAGAAACAAAGTGTGGGCTAGTGTTGCGGGTCCGATCTCTCTGAGATCGGACCCGCAACTTAACTTGCTTACTTTCCCCCACGACGGTGAGTAAGACTTTTCGGGGCCTGGAAACGGGGCGGGACGGGCCGGGGGAAACGTGGCTCTGCCTGGGCTGAGGCCGCACCCAAAACACCCTGAATTTGTATTCAGCTTAGCTATTTGCTGAGGCTTCGACACCTTGGCTTGACCAGCAACCTTCGCTACACCTTGCCCTCGCTGAGCATCGCTTCATCCAAATACGCTACGCTTTCCGGAAAAGATGATACGAATAAAATACTTGTTCATTCCCATCTTCACTCTATATTTTATAGGTACAAACTTAAATTTGAGTGAAGCTACATCTTATCAAGACTCTTCGACAGAATTATCCATACAGAACACTCCTGAAACAAACGAAACAGCAGAGACTTCGAGCTTGGAACTTGTTCGCAAAAGTGATGAAGACGGTAAGGAGCGCCGGATTCGCATTGTCAAAACTGGCACCACTGATGAGACAGGGGTCTTCGCACTCTGTGGCCCGAAAGGTGACGATCCTCCAGAGACACCCACACTGGCCGTTTTCAGTGAAACCACGGCGGGAGGGGTTCAGATCACCATCGACAAAAACGTGATTCGCGTGCCGTTGGCGGTGGTCACCCAACAACAGCCCAAAGAGGGCCAGGATGGCAGCGACGGACGGGTGGAGGCCAGCGCCGGGACCGCCCGCTTCCTGAATCCAGATGAGGTGCCGCCAGACGCCACAGACCGCCTGACCCGATGCGAGGTCCAAGCCAGTCCCAAACCAGCCCCCGACAGCGTGTTTGTCACCCAAGGCAAGACCGAGTTGCGGGGCCAGAAACTGGTCTATGACGAAACGGACGGCATCGCCCGTATTGATGGCCCGGTGACCTTCCGGCGGGCCAACGAGAAAGACCCATTGACTGGCAGCAGCGAACGCATCGAGGTCAACGTGGACGAGGAGACGACCACGCTGGTGGGCAACGTGGTCCTGAACAGCGAGGGCGGGCGCGTCAGTCGGGCCGGGCGGGTGGAGTACGACGACGCGGCCAACCTGGCCCGCCTGATCGGCACGCCGGAGCGACCCGCCGTGAGCGTCAAGGGCGGCGACACCCTGCGCGCCGGAATAATCCTGTACGACCTCGACCGCAACGAGGTTTACGCGATCAAGGCCGAGGGCGGCACCATCACTGGGGAGTTTGTGGAGGGAGGCTCTCCCAATACAACTTCAGCTACATCATCTGAGTTGCGTCCTCTCCCAACAGCTACTCCTCCAGCTCTGACTTCCCCTCGATAACTTCTGATGCCTCGCAACGTCGCCCCTGATCTAATTAGGATTAGGTCAGAGAAAAAGATAAGGTTTTATCCGGGTAGAATTTGATATAGACCCCAGCGATAACACTTCTTAACTCTAGGGTCAGTGACCCTGCTAGCTCTCAGAGACACATGACCTAAGTTTCTTCATCCTGGCCGTGCCGAAACACAAAGGAGACGCATGATATCTGCAAGTGACTATTTCAGTGGAATTAAATTAAATATCTTCGTAGAGAACAAAAAGGTTGTCGTATCTTACTCTAGCTTAGAGGAAGTTATCAGAGAAGAATTTGAAACAATTGAAGATGCCTTGACATCTGTATCGAAAAACAGTAAATTAGATTCTCACATTAAGGAAGATGTTTTAGATCAGGCTAGATTCTTATCAGATATGATAGTTTACGAAGATAGAGGCATCTGAGCATATAGGTTCGAGGTTGGAATAAGAATTAGCGTGGAGATCGGGGCTGTTCCCTCTCCTAAAGTGAGACGAGTCAGAGGGTATTTTACGCTCTCAACAGATGTCCTCATGCGGACATATGCTCAGGGCGTAATCACCCTCAAGCCGGGCTGAGCAGGGGCTGGCCTTCGGGCGCGGTCCCCGAAGGTCAGGCGCTGCGAAGACGGGCCGCGAACAGCGCGCCGGGGTTTCGCAGCTCGCTGGATTCCTGCACATCCGCCAGCAAGCGCAGCAACTGGGCCGCGAACACCTCCAAAGAGCCGTTCCGGGTGGCTGCCCACAGCAACCCACACCAGAATCTTCGACTGTGACTGTCGCCCAGGGCGTGCGAGATCACCGAGGCCGCAGCGCCGATGGCTCCGGCGCGCTTCAAGTCGCTCATCTCCCCGATTAGGGGCAGGGCGTAAACCGTGTCCTGGAGGCTCATTTTCTCTTCGGCCTGAAATGTCCGCTCTAAAGACAACGAAGTCATTTTCGCATTGGGATTAACGGCCCAGGTTTTCAGGACATGCTCCTGTCGCCCCAAACCCTCACAGGTCTTTAGATAGGACATTATTTTTTCTGCCGTCCTGCCGGTCTTTAAGTCCGCCTGGAAGTCCCGCCACTCGTGCCGCCAGTCGTCGGGGGACAGGTACGCATTGCAGGTGCT
Above is a genomic segment from Deinococcus radiopugnans ATCC 19172 containing:
- a CDS encoding LptA/OstA family protein; translated protein: MIRVPLAVVTQQQPKEGQDGSDGRVEASAGTARFLNPDEVPPDATDRLTRCEVQASPKPAPDSVFVTQGKTELRGQKLVYDETDGIARIDGPVTFRRANEKDPLTGSSERIEVNVDEETTTLVGNVVLNSEGGRVSRAGRVEYDDAANLARLIGTPERPAVSVKGGDTLRAGIILYDLDRNEVYAIKAEGGTITGEFVEGGSPNTTSATSSELRPLPTATPPALTSPR